Proteins encoded within one genomic window of Platichthys flesus chromosome 17, fPlaFle2.1, whole genome shotgun sequence:
- the LOC133972741 gene encoding eukaryotic translation initiation factor 4 gamma 3-like, with protein sequence MSLFVCVCVFLCGCVSTDPSEQKYQGVQGDEPGNTVPKKKDSRTTVPNKKPTFSEVINRWAQRPQPREIIVSLSVDQVVKPKTSENALTPGRNREIQAEPKSKGTQDLFKKVRSILDKRTPYKFNQLMKLVTDVTIDTEERLKGVVDLVFEKAIDEPVLSVAYGNMCSCLAELKVPIPDEPNSTVSFIKLLLSRCQQEFQKDNEDDDVVIRTKQKKLDSAARKDRHRLLLELQEFKDIIRRRSIGFVKFIGELFNLKKIKAPVMHDCVVKLLQNQDNVSLECLCSLLTTIGKEFDLKEAKPRMDRYFFQIKKIARERKTCNRIRLMLQDIVDLRLHNWVSTGPDQGPKTRRSQEKCSSNSSPKTQETARSGLQP encoded by the exons ATGTccctgtttgtatgtgtttgtgtttttttgtgtgggtgtgtctccacagatccAAGTGAGCAGAAATATCAGGGCGTACAGGGAGATGAGCCGGGCAACACTGTCCCAAAGAAGAAGGACAGCAGGACCACCGTCCCCAACAAGAAACCAACATTCTCCGAG GTTATAAACCGTTGGGCGCAGCGACCACAACCCAGGGAGATCATCGTGAGCCTGTCTGTGGATCAAGTTGTTAAGCCGAAGACATCAGAGAATGCCCTGACACCAGGCAGGAATAGGGAAATCCAAGCGGAACCAAAGTCAAAAGGAACACAG GACCTGTTCAAGAAGGTCCGCAGTATCCTGGACAAGCGGACGCCTTATAAGTTCAACCAGCTGATGAAGCTGGTGACGGACGTGACCATCGACACGGAGGAGCGGCTCAAAGGAGTCGTGGACCTCGTGTTTGAGAAAGCCATCGACGAGCCCGTCTTATCGGTGGCCTACGGGAACATGTGTAGCTGCCTCGCCGAG ctcaaagtgcccATCCCTGATGAACCCAATAGCACAGTGAGCTTTATCAAGCTGCTGCTAAGTCGTTGTCAGCAGGAGTTTCAGAAAGACAACGAGGATGATGATGTGGTAATAAGGACgaagcagaagaagctggacTCTGCTGCACGG AAGGATCGTCACCGACTCCTGTTAGAGCTACAGGAGTTCAAGGATATTATCCGGCGGCGTTCAATTGGCTTCGTCAAGTTCATCGGCGAACTGTTCAATCTCAAGAAGATAAAGGCACCcgtcatgcatgactgcgtggtcaagctgctgcagaaccaAGACAACGTGTCTttagagtgtctgtgcagcctgctcaccaccatcgGAAAGGAATTCGACTTAaaggaggccaag cctCGGATGGATCGGTATTTTttccagattaaaaaaatcgccagagagaggaagacgtgCAATCGTATACGGCTCATGCTGCAGGATATtgtagacctgagattg cacaacTGGGTGTCCACAGGACCCGACCAGGGTCCAAAAACCAGGAGGAGCCAagaaaagtgcagcagcaactCCTCTCCAAAGACACAAGAGACAGCCAGGTCAGGCCTGCAGCCTTAA
- the LOC133972744 gene encoding macoilin-1-like: MRNATPAPTMLPARLHRRLHSAVQAKQKDRQTISQLEKRLKSEQEARALAEKQLAKERKRKKMEEATASRAVALATATRVESNDSLRVRIRELETEYKKLSLDMKLKEEQIRDLEGKCQELRKYKENEKDTEVLMSALSAMQDKTQHLENSLSAETRIKLDLFSALGDAKRQLEIAQGQNHQREQEIAELKQKIAEVMAVMPSLSYSSDSSNLSPVTPHYSSKFMDNSPSSLDPNASVYQPLKK; this comes from the exons ATGCGAAACGCGACGCCAGCTCCCACCATGTTGCCTGCTCGGCTTCACCGGAg GCTCCACAGCGCCGTCCAGGCCAAGCAGAAAGATAGGCAGACCATTTCCCAGCTGGAGAAGAGGCTCAAGTCTGAGCAGGAGGCACGGGCCCTGGCTGAGAAACAGCTGGccaaggagaggaagaggaagaagatggaggaggccaCGGCTTCCAGAGCTGTAGCATTAGCTACTGCCACTAG AGTGGAGTCTAATGACTCTCTTCGCGTTCGTATCAGAGAGCTAGAGACGGAGTATAAGAAGCTCAGCTTGGACATGAAACTTAAGGAGGAGCAGATTAGGGACCTGGAGGGCAAGTGTCAG GAGCTGAGGAAGTACAAAGAGAATGAGAAGGACACAGAGGTGTTGATGTCAGCACTGTCAGCCATGCAGGACAAGACCCAGCACCTGGAGAACAGCCTCAGTGCTGAGACCAGGATCAAACTGGACCTCTTCTCTGCACTGGGAGATGCCAAGAGGCAGCTGGAGATAGCACAAG gCCAGAACCaccagagggagcaggagatcGCAGAGCTGAAGCAGAAGATAGCCGAGGTGATGGCGGTGATGCCGAGCCTGTCTTACTCGTCGGACAGCAGCAACCTCAGCCCCGTCACCCCGCACTACTCTTCCAAGTTCATGGACAATAGTCCCTCCTCCCTGGACCCCAACGCCTCAGTCTACCAGCCCCTCAAAAAGTGA